GAGTTTGAGGCCCTGATGCATCGCCACGATGGTGTGCTCATTCTCGAGCTCGAGCGCTGGCTTTCGGCCGACGCCCTCGAATCCGCGCCTTCCCTGCATCGCTTTCAACGCACCCTCAACAGTCTGGCCGAGGCCGAAACCCTCACCGCCTTTTCCCAACGCGCCGCCGATGCCGTGCGCAGCTTCATCGGCTTCGACCGCGTGATGGTCTATCGCTTCGCCGACGACGACTCCGGTCACGTCATCGCCGAATCCCGTCGCCAAGATTTGGATACCTACCTCGGGCTGCACTACCCGGCGTCCGACATTCCCAAACAGGCCCGCGACCTCTTTCGCCGCTCGCCGGTGCGGCTCAATCCCGACATCTACTACCAGCCCGTCCCGCTCGAGCCGACCCAACACCCGCGCACCGGCCGCCCGCTCGACATGAGCCATTGTGTGACCCGCTCGATGTCGCCCATCCACGTCGAGTATCTCAGCAACATGGGCGTCGCCGCCTCCATGTCGCTATCGATCGTGGTCGACGGCCGTCTCTGGGGCCTCTTCGCCTGCCACCACTACCAGCCGCGCTACGTCAGCCAAGGCGCCCGCATCGCCTGCGAATTCCTCGCCCGAACTCTCTCCCTCCAAACCGCCAACAAGGAGCGCGCCGATTACGCCCACTACGAACGCCGGCTCATCGAGGCGCGCGAGCACTTGGTCACCGCGCTGGACGAAGACCACGACTTGCCCGACACTTTGCAGAGCGCGGCCCCGCGCTTTGGCCAAGTCGAGTGCGCCGGCTCCGCCCTCCTGCTCGCCGGCGAGGTCCACCCGCTCGGCGACTGCCCGTCCGACGACGCCGTGCTCGCCCTCGGCCGTTGGCTCGCCGAGCACCACAACACCAGCGTGAGCGCCACCGTCAGTGCCGCCGATTGGGACGCCGACCTCGCCGCGCAACTCGCGCCCCTCAGCGGCGTGCTCGCCACCCGCTTGTGCCGCGATCCCGTCGCCTACCTGTTCTGGTTCCGCCTGCCCGAAGTCCAGAAAGTCAACTGGGCCGGTAACCCCACCAAACCCGTCGAACCCGGTCCGCACGGCGACCGCCTCACCCCGCGCAAATCCTTCGATCTCTGGCAGGAGGAAGTGCGCGACCGCTCCCTCCCGTGGCTCCTCGTCGAACGCGACGCCGCCCGCAGTCTGCGCCACGTGGTGCTCGAAGGCATGGCCCGCCAGACCGAACGCCTCGTGCGCCTTCAAGTCGAACTCGAGCAACGCAACCAGGACCTCGAGTCCTTCTCCTACATCGCGTCGCACGACCTCAAGGAACCCCTCCGCGGCCTGCGCAACTACGCCCGTTACCTCGCCGAGGATCACGCTACCGAGTTCACCGCCGACGCCAACCAGAAGGTCGACACCATCCGCCGTCTCGGCGACCGCATGGAGCTGCTCATCGACGCCCTCCTGCACTACTCCCGCGTCGGTCGCGCCGAACCGTGCGCGGAATCCATCGACCTCAATATCACCCTCGAACACGTCCGCGAACAACTCTCCGCGCGCCTCGAGGAGAGCCCGATCGAACTGCGCGTCCCCCGCCCCCTGCCCACCGTCTCCGGCGACCCGGTCCTGCTCGCCGAGATCTACGCCAACCTCATCAGCAACGCCATCAAGTATAACGACAAGGACGCGCCGTGGGTGGAGCTCGGTTGGCGCGAACCCGCCACGCCCGGCCAACCGCTGCAGTTCTACGTGCGCGACAACGGCGTCGGCATCGCCACCGAGGACCAACCCGCCGTCTTCCGCATTTTTAAACGCCTTTACGCCCGCGACGAGTTCGGCGGCGGCGCCGGCGCCGGCCTCACCATCGTGCGCGCCATCCTCACGCGCCTGGGCGGTCACATCTGGCTCGATTCCACGCCCGGTGAAGGCTCCACCTTCACCTTCACCCTTTCCGCTCCCTCCACCTCCGTCCCGTCGTGAACTCGCCGTCCGCCACCGCCCCCCCCTCTCCGCTCCGCGTCCTCATCGTCGACGACGCCCCGGAGGATCGCGTCGAGTTTCGGCGTTTGCTCTGCCGTGGACAGGAGAGCCAATGGGCCGTCGAAGAGGTGCCCGACGCCGAACGTGCCCTCGAACGCCTCGAAGACGGCCTGCCGGACTGCGTGCTCATGGACATCGACCTCATCCGCATGGATGGGCGCGAACTGCTCAATCGCATCATCGAGCGCCATGGTCATCACGCCTGCGGCCTGGTCATGCTCACCGCCTCGACCAATACCAGCGTCGCCGTCGACCTCCTCAAAAGCGGCGCTCACGACTTCCTCCTCAAATCGCGCATCACCGCCCCGCAACTGCGCCGCGCCGTGCGCCACGCCGTCGAAAAAGCCTCCATCCGCCGCGAGATCTCGCGCAGCCGTCAGGAGCTGCAACGCAAGCACGACGACCTCGAGGAAGCCGTCGGCAACTACGAGCGCGAAACCGCCCAACGTGAACGCGCCGAGGAAGCCCTTCGCCGCAGCGAGTCCCGCTTCCGCAACCTCGCCGACAACATCTCCCAGCTCGCCTGGATGACCGACGAGACCGGCTACATTTTCTGGTATAACAAACGGTGGTTCGATTACACCGGCACCACCCTCGACGGGATGCGCGGCTGGGGTTGGCGCAGCGTCCACCACCCCGATCACATCGAGCGTGTCGTCTCGAAATTCAAAGAATGCCTGGCCCGCGGCTCCGAGTGGGAGGACACCTTCCCCCTGCGCGGCAAGGATGGCTCCTACCGTTGGTTCCTCTCCCGCGCCATCCCCATTCACGACCCCCACGGCAAAGTGCTCGGTTGGTTCGGCACCAACACCGACATCACGCGCCAGCTCGAGACCGAGGACGCCCTCAAATCCGCCCGCGACCAGGCCCTCGCCGCCTCGCGCGCCAAGGACGATTTTCTCGCCGCCCTTTCCCACGAACTGCGCACCCCGCTCAACCCGGCCCTGCTCACCGCCAGTGCCCGCGCCAGCGACGAATCCCTCCCCGCCGAGGTGCGCGCCGACTTCGAATCCATTCGCGACAGTGTCGCCCTCGAAGC
This portion of the Actomonas aquatica genome encodes:
- a CDS encoding hybrid sensor histidine kinase/response regulator, yielding MNSPSATAPPSPLRVLIVDDAPEDRVEFRRLLCRGQESQWAVEEVPDAERALERLEDGLPDCVLMDIDLIRMDGRELLNRIIERHGHHACGLVMLTASTNTSVAVDLLKSGAHDFLLKSRITAPQLRRAVRHAVEKASIRREISRSRQELQRKHDDLEEAVGNYERETAQRERAEEALRRSESRFRNLADNISQLAWMTDETGYIFWYNKRWFDYTGTTLDGMRGWGWRSVHHPDHIERVVSKFKECLARGSEWEDTFPLRGKDGSYRWFLSRAIPIHDPHGKVLGWFGTNTDITRQLETEDALKSARDQALAASRAKDDFLAALSHELRTPLNPALLTASARASDESLPAEVRADFESIRDSVALEARLIDDLLDLTRITRGKLKIDRQDIDLHTVLQDALRIVRSEFADKGVTWQLDLTDASLPLRGDAVRLRQVIWNVLKNAAKFSPDQGTIHVSLQIVEPAAPETGPQVQLIITDEGIGLTPTEVTSVFDAFAQGEHVSSSSHRFGGLGLGLAISRTLVEMHDGSISASSEGRDRGASFTIRLPLVPATEPPMPVSPTASPAPSATPAAPTEAAPSPTRPCRMLLVEDHAPTRATMGRLLRQRGLEIIAVGTYAEALQVEQHGHIDALLSDIGLPDGDGSSLLPELRQHWPDLVGIALSGYGMEEDIKRSERNGFLLHLTKPIEIDQLDRALRRLKEHLGCDSAPSA
- a CDS encoding ATP-binding protein, yielding MTLPPSNTTVDLTNCDREPIHIPGSVQAHAVLLCLSEPDWVVEQVSVNIATVLPDATPATVLGQALSTLLSSAQIETWQQELAHEPLDQSPLYLSPLPARDGGPEFEALMHRHDGVLILELERWLSADALESAPSLHRFQRTLNSLAEAETLTAFSQRAADAVRSFIGFDRVMVYRFADDDSGHVIAESRRQDLDTYLGLHYPASDIPKQARDLFRRSPVRLNPDIYYQPVPLEPTQHPRTGRPLDMSHCVTRSMSPIHVEYLSNMGVAASMSLSIVVDGRLWGLFACHHYQPRYVSQGARIACEFLARTLSLQTANKERADYAHYERRLIEAREHLVTALDEDHDLPDTLQSAAPRFGQVECAGSALLLAGEVHPLGDCPSDDAVLALGRWLAEHHNTSVSATVSAADWDADLAAQLAPLSGVLATRLCRDPVAYLFWFRLPEVQKVNWAGNPTKPVEPGPHGDRLTPRKSFDLWQEEVRDRSLPWLLVERDAARSLRHVVLEGMARQTERLVRLQVELEQRNQDLESFSYIASHDLKEPLRGLRNYARYLAEDHATEFTADANQKVDTIRRLGDRMELLIDALLHYSRVGRAEPCAESIDLNITLEHVREQLSARLEESPIELRVPRPLPTVSGDPVLLAEIYANLISNAIKYNDKDAPWVELGWREPATPGQPLQFYVRDNGVGIATEDQPAVFRIFKRLYARDEFGGGAGAGLTIVRAILTRLGGHIWLDSTPGEGSTFTFTLSAPSTSVPS